TCCGGCCTCCTCGCGCATTCGGACATTTATTGCCTGCCCTCCATTCTCGCCATCAGCATCCCGGCGGCGGTGTTGATCCTGTCGATGGTCAAGCGCGGCGCGCCCATTGCGCCATTCGTGACGATTGGACTTGCCGCGCTCGCATCGACGGCCTTGGCGGCGGCGGCGCTACGTTTATCCTTCAGACAGGACGCGGCGGTGTCGGTCTGCATCTGGCAGTTCGGTTCCGTCGTCCTGCTGACGGGAATCGCCTCGCTGTTCGGCCGGGCGCTCCTGCACTGGACCATGCGCGACGAGTTGATCGCTTCCTTCCAAGCGCATCGCCGCTGACGACGGCTCTTCTCGGCTGAGGAAATCCGCCGGCCGGCGCGGAACGGACGAAGAAGGCGCATCCGTCCGCGCCGCACGGCTTACATCTCGGCGACCTTGCCGCCCTTCGCCTCGCAAGCTGCTGCTGATTTTTCGGGCGCCCACCCCTGACCCTTGCATGAGTTCATGCCCTTGCAGGCGTTGTTCGCGGTCTTGCAGGCGCTGGTCCCCTTGCACGAATTGATTCCGGCGCAATGCACAGACTTGCTCATTTTTTTGGCGAGCGCCGGCGCCGGCGCCGCGCCGCTTAGAATCAGGGCGATCGCCGCGGCGGCCATTGAGGCGCCCGAAACACTTTTGACGTTCATTTCCATCTCCTTGAAAA
Above is a genomic segment from Methylocystis rosea containing:
- the bufA2 gene encoding BufA2 family periplasmic bufferin-type metallophore, whose product is MNVKSVSGASMAAAAIALILSGAAPAPALAKKMSKSVHCAGINSCKGTSACKTANNACKGMNSCKGQGWAPEKSAAACEAKGGKVAEM